The following nucleotide sequence is from Salvia miltiorrhiza cultivar Shanhuang (shh) chromosome 7, IMPLAD_Smil_shh, whole genome shotgun sequence.
AGAATCATTTTACAAGTAtcattcaattataatttattattttcatcatacaCCCTATCAAGTTCatctttcttcaattttctctctctatcaaaatcaattatccaaacacttttacaacttataagctcatgAGAAACTACATCTTTTAACCACTTTGaaataagctcagccaaacaccctctcaTCTTACCGGATTCCTTGGGAAAAAACAGGCTAAATTAATGCACATATTTGtcacaataatatttattagACATAATAGTGTAAATTCAATCAAGGGTTCAAAATAACTGGCTTGTGATAGAATTCACAAATGTGTCCGAGGTCTTCCCCTTCCTTGTTGACTCTGCCAAACCCCCTTTAGTGCATCCTCCAACATCGCACGGCTAAATAATACAATATTATACGAATATGTTATACAAATACGTGAAAATCTTATTTCAAAGATGTTATGATTAATTGTTATATAGTATAAATAAATTGCAATTATTTGTTTAAAGAATAAGATATACCTGCATAACGCTTGTATCATGTGGGGTGAAGCCTTCGGCAATAGAATCCACATCAGTCTTGATCTTTTTTCTAGAAGGACCGGCTTCTGCAGATGCATTATCTATGTTTGCTCCATTTGAACTAACATCAATGTTTATTCCCAACATTTTCGATGCCGCTAAAACACTATCCTTGAACTTTTGATCCTGTCTTTCCTCTTCAGATGCACTACGTACCAGTCTCTTCAACTTTTCAATACCTGCAGCTATGATAACAGCTTTCTGCATAATCCGCAATGGTAGGCTCAACTGTTCATCATGATGATCATCCACGTATTCTTCCGGTAGCTTAACTGGGACGCGTAATGCACCTCCCCCAAAATACCCATCCACTAACTCCCTTCTCTGCCTTTCCCTCAGTGTGCTCGTGGTCCAGTTCCCAATCACTGGGAACGATCTCACCTCCATGCATCGGTTGATCTCGACACGATCAACATAAAAGAGCTGTCATGGTTAATATGAAACATTACCAGAGTAGggtaaaactaaaatatatagaaaaaaaaattgaaaatttaaaacttACAACAAGGAATAACGCAGGGCCCTTGAAGACCTTTGACTTATCTACTGACCAAGACCGCTTGTGGTCAATTAAGCATCTAATCACAAATTCTCCCCAATTCCACTCACGAACCTTGTTCACGTCGTGGAGACGATTCAGAATAAACGGAAGAATGTTGCCGCTTGTAGTGCTCTCTATGAGTGCAAAGGCCATTGCTATCAAAAAATGACGCCTAAACCAAGTGCCGCCATGAGCAGTAGCAATCATTTCATCCAATATGTTTGTTAACGTTATTTTCTCCCTACTCAAGCACCCAAAGCAATCTAGCCACTGCTTGAATAGATCATTTGTTGCTCTTCGCTCAAAAATATCTATCTTTTTCTCTCCCTTCGGGAACCCAAACACTCTGTACACATCGTCTTCAGTTATTTCAAGTTTCAGTCCGTCATTCAATTCCATCGCGCAGCTTCTGGAGTTGAATCGGTCAAGAGTCCAATAGGCCAATTTCCCGGGTATCTCCCTAATCCCTAAGTCTAGTATTTTACCGAAACCCATCTCCCTTATCGCAGCCTTCTGTGGAACATTTAGCATTTGTATTCTATCGTAGAAAGATGCAAGTGTAGAAAGACTCGGAATTTCTTTTAAATCACCTGTTTCTTGTTCTCCAGCTACTACTACCAATTTGAAATTTGAgagctttaatttatttgatttaagtAAAAtgattattcaataaaatcatAAAGCACATTTAATGTTATTGTATAAGGAATAGCACCAAATAACAGTTATTTTTATGGAAATTCATATTCTTATCAGATAATCATAGATAATCAACGTAATACTATTATTCATTATAATTACGCAATATAATTCAAACTTCAACAAAGAAAACTTTAAccccaaataattcacatttgtacatatgaaaatttaaaaaaagttaCAATGAAATAGAAATTGAAAATCATGTACATCACACGCAAATAAGATTCTTTTGCAATTTACATATAGTTAATCAGCATGAATTCTAgcatagaataaaaatacttCACTAcctgcaaataaataaacaataataaatTCAACACAACCAACAAAAAGTTAAACATGTTTGTTAATTTATACACAAATCAAATTCGTGTTTTCCATTGAAATAAGAACAAAAACTACCAATGTTAATACATATGAAACGTATATAACCCacaaatactaatatttcaGTATTTGCatatatactaaaaaattaaGTAAACATCATACAAATTTCATATTATATAACTATTGATAAAACCTTAAACTGAACATGCACATCACACTATAAAACAATGCATATTATACTTCAAAACCATGCATAATAAATCGTCAGATTTATAACATCAATTTACAACCAACACAATTTTGTATTTTGTCCATTAACACATAATCCCAAAACAAATAGATTGATATATTGAACTAGTAAGATAAAACCAATGAATACCAACAATTAGATTATGAACAACTATATTTAAGCAACCAATTacatattacaataattaagtACCTTCCTTTGTTGAACATGCCTGACTTGTAGATGGCGTGCACGTAACATTTTTCTTCGCAGGAGATGCAACTGATGCATCACATGCATCTGATACATCAAAAATGAGTTATTAGCATTGGATAACaaaacaattattaattcatatgAACGTCCATACCCTTCGATGATTTTCTTGGATTATTTTCACCACTCATCGTTCCTAACAAAACAAAACAGATAGATGTTACGCAACGCTTCTGAGATTTGTATTTGTTAGCTGATTCCTATCAATCTAATTGTACCACAAGATTTAAAAGTATTAGTGTTTATCATTAAGGCCCAAAGAGTACATCCAAAGTAACAATCATAGTAGTAAACACAGGTTAACGATGTTTTATGTCccaaactttcagcattttccataaaatatccTGAACTTTCATTTCTTCTAAAAAATCCCGAACTTGATTActataaaatgtcccgaactttttTTCCTCCTAAAAAACCCCGactttcatcatttttcatcaaATCCCGAACTTGATTActataaaatgtcccgaactttttTTCCTCCTAAAAAACCCCGactttcatcatttttcatcaaatgtcccgctatacaaaatctGGTGACTGAAAGATGACTCATCTCGTCAGAGAATTCTTAAATTATCAACTTAGTGGTACAAGATTCACAATTTGACTACAATTAATTTAAGAGCCATTTTTTAGTCACCGGATTTTGTGCAGCGGGACATTCTATAGAAAATGCTAAAAGTTCGgggttttttaggagaaaaaaatattttataagaaaCCTTGTATTATTCAACTTTTCCCCTTTTCGTGAACAGTATATGTATAGTGGGTGATCATCACAACAAAAGATTTGACGAATTGATgtttataagcaacactcaccACATTCGGATGTAAACAATTTCTAATAAGCTCACAGATCAAGATAGAGACATGAGTGATGAGACATCAAGTCTTATTCAACTTTTCACAGCCAAAAACTTCAAAAATAACGAAAACAGACACGTTTATACTGCTAAAATTACACACGAAAGATTTCTAGAAACAAGAACTAGATTTATTAGCGAAAGATGTTACCTTTGATTATATCTCCTTCTTCGCGTCTAATTTTTGAAAAACCCTAACAAGTTTTCACCGGTGAACAACTGCGTACCTTGCAATTACTTCTTCCCCATTCCTATTCGGTAGATTTTCCTCTTCAAAGACTGATGAAATCGTAATTGCCGCATAAGGAAATCCGGAATTTGATTTTCTGATGCAGACGATTCGgcggtaaaaaaaaaaaaagtttttaccttttaactttttttggTAAGAACCACCCCTTTTACTTTGTAAAAGCAGAAAACTCATTGGTGATATCttgggattttttaggacagtaagtTAGgctgatttggaaattaggacaataatttttggatttgtaaaaataagatactaattaataagcgttgcACGAGCAGGATATTTATCGGCCAATTATCGAATTTTTGAACTTTCCCGCAtggaccaagcacatgacatCTTATCTTGGGCCATAAAAATAACGTATTTGCCACATAATCAACCCCTTCGTGCGGGTTATTGTGTGTTTGGTCCATGCAGAAAAGTCCGAAAATTGGATAATTGGCTCATAAATATCTTGTGTgtaacacttattaattagtgtcatatttttacaagtccgaaagttattgtcctaatttccaaatcaatctaaattactgtcctaaaaaatcctctgactctaattgttgattttttttttctatggagaatcagtttatttttatttcttagaTATAACTGTCATTTTATGGGACAGAAAATTGATTCTATATTGCTATTTTTTACTATATGGATgcgtttactttggttgtataaaatatttaatagaaaataataaataaaaaaagatgagaaaatatatttttttctttttttatcataCATTTACTTGACAtgaaaagataagaaaatattaaaaaatattttcacacccctacTTTAGGATAAtacattggagagaaaatgagtgagaATAAGCTGTCCGATAAACTTTTTCATCTtgcccgaaaaaaaaaatcatcataataaacatgtgaaaattgtgaaaaaatgaGTAAAAAGAATATATTTTTCCTCTCATTTTCTTAATCAAAGTAAACGTGTCCTTAGAGGCAaaatataacaataaattttaaaattttaatatgcaCTCTTGTTTATTGTAGCAGATAGAacaaaatcataataataattgttactaaTATTATTAAGTAAATTAACTTATGTCCATTGCTGGACATTTTTATCCACATCAATTTTTTACtgtaattattgatttaatctcTCTTTTAGTATtataaagaagaaaaacaaatgTACGTAAGTAATACGTTTAAAATACCTcatattgtaaaaaaatagtaaaacaacaaatatattATCAACAATTTAATAAATTCTAGAGTCTACCGAAATTATTAGCATTTGATATTAATCAAATCACtatataaattacaaatacGTTTACAATTGCTTGATATGTATAAACTATAATAATTGCTTGATAAAATCACAATTGCTACCATAATctcgtttcattttttattattattattattactattattattattattattattattattatggttcTTGATCCAACTACAACCAAACAATGTCAAATATGCAACTAATATGTGCTTTTGTGTGCAATCAAGACACCGATATGTAACGACTATTTTTCATGTTCGTAATGTAAAATTCTAAAGAAATATTATCTCcgtctttaaaataatttcctttttttttgggacgcccccaaataacttcttttttctttttttccatttttgaacAATTACCCCAtcactaataatatttatttattcttacttttcacttttcaccactcctcatactaaattactaattataacatcttttcacaactttcaataataattataacactttttctccactatcaatacattttacaacttttccttaaaacccgtgtcgtcctCAAAGAGGAagctatttcagggacggatggtgtattaaatttttaaaaatatcttTTAATTGCTTTTATTTTAGAAGATATATGAAGACATGCGTACACTTTGAGATGATTTTCAGTTTGTAAGATTAGATAGGATTAGTCTTATAATATCTTACTTAATTTGATTGATACGCCCAGTACTTAATCCCGATAATATATCACGTATGATTAATCATAACTTATGAGTCTTGGTCCACccttataataaatataatctCGAAATAATTTAATCTCGAATAATTGTTATTTCTTTGGTGTAGAAGTGTGGACAGAACAATGACTTGAATGTAggaaccgaggcaagagttagactctttctccgtaagacaaaattgccccgcacagtacacacggttcgatggcaaatgtccccaagatacaacggttttaacgagtacgagaccttgtactaCCAGATTCCTTATCTGCCACGCGGTGCCACATCACCGAGCCACCGTTTAGTTTAAcgcctacaaagcgcccattgcgacaagtgcgacgtgcacgtgctcggcctcggaAGGTGCTCgtaggaatttgagttttagccttaaaaggctaagtcaaaacccatttgggtgcaccatatggtccaccatagagaagcacacttgattgttcctttatggtggagagcactttataaatagttttcaacttccttatttttccaatgtgggatgacacttcacatttccattttcaatggctatcttttggcattcaattcttaatagatttgaacaagtaaacataccaaattaatctactcaaaacgtagattccaaatatgccatttaattccattaattacaaagtaattatggactaattaagccatttattccaacaataATCTCAAAACAATTTTAATCTCGAGCAATTAAACATTCACAGATGAAATAGAAACAACATTATATTAAGAAAATGAGTGAGTGGTAGAGAGATAGATGGCTCTGCCGTTATGGGGAAGGCCGGAGAGAGTGTGTTATAACGTGTTTTTTAGAAAGAGAGTAACGAGTAGATCatagatgagagagaaattataatagaataattatgggCCCTATTATAATTAAGTTATTGggccattaatttattaaattgttgAGCTTTAGGGTTTAAAAGTGAAAGATTGGGCTTCATCTTTTATTAAGGATAATTTGGTTTCATAGAGTAACAGGTTTtgacatgttttttttttttttttttgttaatggagcttatttaattaatttattagttaGGCAAAGTTAAGATTTAAATGATTAATTTGAGTTTTGACTTTTGTGATCGACTAATTATGACGGTATTTAAGTtgcataataaatattattatgcaGTATTAAGTATGCATTTCTAGATTTTGTGACTATAACATGAAAATAGTTTATCACGCCTAATAAAAGTTCCTAGTTTTAGTAAAATTGTAGAGGCATAGAAAATTGAGTCTTGTGTAAGTCCTGCTGTAATTTAATCTCTCATAGTGAATCGTTTTTCCTGGGCAAGGCCCTCCAGACGTAGGTGCTCTATCATCGAATTGGGTTGCTATTTCTTGTGTTCGTTTTTGTTACTGATTTTGTTACTGGTTGTGTTACAATATCTTGCTAAATACTAATCTTGCTATCTGCTAGACTTTTATGTGTATTTGGACAGATAGGCTTTTCAATACGAATGTATATGCCAATAAAATTATCTATAATTAAGTCTAATTATGCTTTGCTAAATGCATAAACTTGACTAAAGGTCAATGTTGGCCTACACCATAATTAATGAATAATGGTGCTTTTTGTGCAGTCATACTTccgatttttaaataatttgaaGCTTCTTTTAGGCCATTCAGCATCAAAATATTCTAATCATAAATTGAAGATATTTACCAATGTTTAAAGTGAAAATGGACCAACTCACTTAGGTTTAAATTATTAGTTACATCTTGACAGAATATCTGCATTCGCACGGGGCGtaggttaaaaaaaaaaaaaaaaaaaaaggttaggGTGGAGACTGATTTTTAAATTCATGAGTTCAATATTTCGAAAGTTTTTCGTGCGATACGATTTGATGAATGGAGTTTTTTTGAGGAAGATTTGATGAATAGAGTTATTGtacaataatttatataaaatatcgAAAATTTATTTGATGATCGATTTATTagagtaaaaaagaaaaataatttggtTTGTAACCCTTATGGTTCCGTCACAACATTCACATTGAGTGTGATGGTCAGAGCAGAAGTAAGGAGTAATTGTTAGTGCATAGGGTATAAATAAGGAGTGATTTCTATTAATATTGCTTTGAAGTGAAAGAGTATATGAACGAATTGAAACATACTAGAAAGATAGATATTTTAAGAATACGCAAAAATGAATGTGATTGCATATTTAGGGGAGAACTCAAACGATTTGATAGATGTCACTCGTACCAAATAAGacacattttattttatgatgacCACGTGAAAGAAATTCCAAGATTAAACGTGAAAGTTTCTTAGGAAATCAAAACATGAATGACCCTCTAAGAAATTTCCCAGAGAGTGTGTGAGTGAAGATATAATATAtcatactcccttcgttccacTCGAATagactcacttcttttgggcacggagattaagaaaatttaatttttagtagGAAAttggtagtaaagtggtgtggtccacaccaattaagtacaatttttttacccaaaaaggaaaatgaagctattggagtgggacgaagagaatactagaaaagactcgtgttgatCTGACCAAAATTTGGAATCAAATCATTACATTGAGCTTTTAACAGAATTTTACCATCAAATAGCAATTGCAGATATTCTTTTTCAAAAGTGAAAAATCCTATATGTGAGTGCGATGAAGTGTAACAATATTTTTCAACTCGTAAAATACTAGAATATAGAGGGGGAAGAGCACATGATTCTTGAAATTCATGATGATATCGGAAAATTTTGTTCGAAATGCATCTTGATATCGAATGTATATCCCATTATATAAAGTTAaacaaaattatgaaatatatgGTAATATTGACTATATATAAGACATTCAAGGAATAGTAGAAAGTTAAATTGTTGATCAACTTGGACTATGTATATGTGGAATTTTTAGCTTTGATAATTGATACATGGAATTAATAGAACATATTTAGATCGGTCACTTACATGCATCATACACAGTAAATTAAGCAAAATAACCAAAGGAAGAAAAGTATCAAAATGAAATTCAAAACATTCGTTTCAAAtgagattttttatttaaaatgagaatgGAAAACATTCTCAACCATTGAATCATGAAATTTACGGTGCATGCATCATTTTAATGAATGAATATAATGCACCATgtgagttcgaatcctagagggagattttttttttttttttatctttttttattttttcgagTACAGTTAATTGCACATCGGATGCAATAACTTTACACGCCAATGCAATGTTCTctattctcattttaaattatatttttcactaTAACTAAcctttatatatttatatatataggatgtAATTCGAGTAAAACATCCTTTTAAACTATTAATTTTTGtgaatcattttttattttgaacccgTATTCTGATCCGAAtcgtataaataacactatttttgGTGCGGATCAATTCGATTGTATGGTACAACCGGTTGAATCCAAGTTTGTGTTTACATTAATGTGTTTGTGATAGTTCCGTATTTTGTACCTGTTTTGCATATACATTCATATGCAACGACGCTGCTTCTCGAAGCCAAAAAATTTCCCAAAAATTTATTGGTCGTTTGGTCTTATTGTGCATCACTTCCTCTTCTTACTTCATTGATTTTCTCCCAACCACTTGCATGTTTTTATTTTGGAAGTGAGATTTTTTCTGTTAGAAATATTCAGAAATAAGTAacagaatttaatttttttatgactttttttatatcaaatttacTACTAGGATTTATGtaagtttaaattttttttttgatttgggggagttggggagggggagcagtggggcttgaacccgagacctcattgttcacacacaggagatcgcaccgcttggtgtccccttggggactatgtaagtttaattaaaaaatatacttaaGTAACGAAAAAATTAATGGACATGTTAAATTCGATATTATTGACAATGAAATTCTACCTAATAGTTATCCTATCATGCGAGGATAATGCCACTACTTTGGACTTGAGAATAGAATAATCACAAAGAAGACAATCATTTGAATATTTTGGACTCAAATCGTGGAATTATTGTTCTTGAATAATTGATAGCATGATCTAATTTAATTCCACATACTATActttcaaatcaaatcaaatatttgacTATGTGAAATCAAGAATTAAATTGAAATGTAAATACTCGAATGTGATGTTAAAAGTAATACTCCATTAAGATAAAAACATGTtgaatctatttattttcttgTGAGGCAACATTTTAGaccataaaattaaatttatcccAACGGATTAGGGATGACAACAAGGTGGGTTCGATGTGGGGATTACTTTTACACCCTCGTACCCGTCTCAAAATATTACCCCCATATCCGTCTTAATACCTATTTAAATCGGGACGGATTAGGGGCGGGGATTACCCAGTGAGGAAGGGTACTCGTCGGATATCCaccaatttaattatttatttattttgtaagaTTTTCTTATACAAGTATTTTATCTATTCCATCTAGGGCTGTAaaatcgggttgcgggtatcgggtataccctcacccgtcccgatacccacgcgggtattgggtacccgatacccacAAATTTAAAGAGGGTCGGGTGCAGGTATCATATCCTCAAAAATCGCGGGTAGAGGGTACCCGTGGgtatacccgcgggtacccgcattacccgcaaataatattaaaaaattaaaattaaataattttatttagaaattttAGGAATTAACTCCCAAAAACTACAAGCCCTAATTTTATTTCATGACTTTCTAcactattaatttcattttgaAACTGCCTCTAGTACTATTACTTTATTATTGACTTTGTATTTATTAGACTGTTGGATTGATCTTTGATTTAGCGTTTGAACTTGAATTTTGATCGTTGTGCTTGTTTGTCagctgtttatttattatttattatgtcGATTCAATAATCGTGAATCAACCAAATGTTGGGAACGAATTGACAAAGAAAATTGAAGATTgaaaaacttaaaaacaagaACAACacaatttacgtggttcggatataat
It contains:
- the LOC130994833 gene encoding factor of DNA methylation 4-like isoform X2, whose translation is MSGENNPRKSSKDACDASVASPAKKNVTCTPSTSQACSTKEVAGEQETGDLKEIPSLSTLASFYDRIQMLNVPQKAAIREMGFGKILDLGIREIPGKLAYWTLDRFNSRSCAMELNDGLKLEITEDDVYRVFGFPKGEKKIDIFERRATNDLFKQWLDCFGCLSREKITLTNILDEMIATAHGGTWFRRHFLIAMAFALIESTTSGNILPFILNRLHDVNKVREWNWGEFVIRCLIDHKRSWSVDKSKVFKGPALFLVLFYVDRVEINRCMEVRSFPVIGNWTTSTLRERQRRELVDGYFGGGALRVPVKLPEEYVDDHHDEQLSLPLRIMQKAVIIAAGIEKLKRLVRSASEEERQDQKFKDSVLAASKMLGINIDVSSNGANIDNASAEAGPSRKKIKTDVDSIAEGFTPHDTSVMQREKEEALKKVVELERNLDEKQKLEMEIKELQLSLEVNQMNLGDLEDINQLLFSKERQSNDELHEARKELIAGLTDMLSSSRVNIGIKRMGELDVKVFKNACRQRYPPEEAEMKAAELCSLWVEKLKDPEWYPFRVVEDSKGNAQLVLKEDDELLVNLKEEWGDEIYDAVATASKEIQEYNPSGCYVVPELWSFKENRKATLKEVIAYVFNQVKTLKRKRN
- the LOC130994833 gene encoding factor of DNA methylation 4-like isoform X1, giving the protein MSGENNPRKSSKDACDASVASPAKKNVTCTPSTSQACSTKEVVAGEQETGDLKEIPSLSTLASFYDRIQMLNVPQKAAIREMGFGKILDLGIREIPGKLAYWTLDRFNSRSCAMELNDGLKLEITEDDVYRVFGFPKGEKKIDIFERRATNDLFKQWLDCFGCLSREKITLTNILDEMIATAHGGTWFRRHFLIAMAFALIESTTSGNILPFILNRLHDVNKVREWNWGEFVIRCLIDHKRSWSVDKSKVFKGPALFLVLFYVDRVEINRCMEVRSFPVIGNWTTSTLRERQRRELVDGYFGGGALRVPVKLPEEYVDDHHDEQLSLPLRIMQKAVIIAAGIEKLKRLVRSASEEERQDQKFKDSVLAASKMLGINIDVSSNGANIDNASAEAGPSRKKIKTDVDSIAEGFTPHDTSVMQREKEEALKKVVELERNLDEKQKLEMEIKELQLSLEVNQMNLGDLEDINQLLFSKERQSNDELHEARKELIAGLTDMLSSSRVNIGIKRMGELDVKVFKNACRQRYPPEEAEMKAAELCSLWVEKLKDPEWYPFRVVEDSKGNAQLVLKEDDELLVNLKEEWGDEIYDAVATASKEIQEYNPSGCYVVPELWSFKENRKATLKEVIAYVFNQVKTLKRKRN